A window of the Brassica napus cultivar Da-Ae chromosome A2, Da-Ae, whole genome shotgun sequence genome harbors these coding sequences:
- the LOC106425815 gene encoding uncharacterized protein At4g04775-like, translating into MGRYSYSQPSEDETLFGNNDDSDYSETEDLIRRDQAELSLERCSPVHYPPQPEVEFGFPQVCYCGAQPVLATSNTRNDQGRRYYTCANKDDGDCHIFKWWDDALMDEMRARDVHVFQLAEKVESLTVLADYDTEEKLRKLEKIVGDMAKEKSCMIKGFECFVIGIVVLVVVIGMVIVSMY; encoded by the exons ATGGGACGTTACAGCTACTCGCAGCCATCAGAAGACGAGACTTTATTTGGAAACAATGACGACAGTGACTACAGCGAGACGGAGGATCTCATACGACGCGACCAAGCTGAGTTAAGCTTGGAACGTTGTTCACCGGTTCACTACCCCCCGCAACCGGAGGTAGAGTTTGGTTTCCCGCAGGTCTGCTATTGTGGTGCTCAGCCAGTGCTTGCAACGTCTAACACTAGGAATGATCAAG GGAGAAGATATTACACTTGTGCCAACAAGGACGATGGCGATTGCCATATTTTCAAATGGTGGGATGACGCGTTGATGGATGAGATGAGAGCCAGAGATGTACATGTGTTTCAGCTGGCTGAAAAGGTTGAAAGCCTAACCGTTTTAGCTGACTATGACACTGAGGAGAAGCTACGAAAGCTAGAGAAGATTGTTGGTGATATGGCTAAGGAGAAATCATGTATGATCAAAGGGTTTGAGTGCTTTGTAATAGGCATAGTTGTTCTTGTTGTGGTAATAGGCATGGTGATTGTCTCAATGTATTGA
- the LOC111203298 gene encoding glutathione S-transferase T3-like, with amino-acid sequence MDPSNVPSQSASYVGLLHSQQGSVYHENFPYGSFHSSVNFAESDTFPAFSSQQPEDAPVHAEAARPVRRKWTPADDEVLISGWLNTSKDSIVANEQRSGAFWIRVAKYYADSVHGREDGVREHGCCKKRWHRINDDVNKFCGAYSAAQRQISSGESDTDVLKKAHEIFFSDQEHKFALEHLCSSGFVK; translated from the coding sequence atGGATCCAAGCAATGTTCCTAGTCAGTCCGCTAGCTACGTAGGACTGCTTCACTCCCAACAAGGAAGCGTTTATCATGAAAACTTCCCTTATGGAAGTTTTCATTCTAGTGTCAACTTTGCAGAATCCGATACATTTCCGGCTTTCAGTTCTCAGCAACCTGAAGATGCACCAGTACACGCAGAAGCTGCCCGTCCTGTAAGACGCAAGTGGACCCCTGCAGATGACGAGGTGCTGATCAGTGGGTGGCTCAACACTTCGAAGGATTCAATTGTTGCAAACGAGCAGAGGTCGGGGGCCTTCTGGATACGGGTTGCTAAGTATTATGCAGACAGTGTTCATGGAAGAGAGGATGGTGTGAGAGAGCACGGTTGTTGCAAGAAGAGGTGGcacagaatcaatgatgatgttAACAAGTTCTGTGGCGCATACTCGGCAGCCCAGCGCCAAATTAGCAGTGGTGAGTCTGACACAGACGTTCTGAAGAAAGCGCATGAAATTTTCTTCTCTGATCAAGAGCACAAGTTTGCACTTGAACATCTATGTAGTTCCGGTTTCGTTAAATGA